One part of the Aurantibacillus circumpalustris genome encodes these proteins:
- a CDS encoding antibiotic biosynthesis monooxygenase family protein, translating into MTSDKFTVLYSFRIKEGKEEAFIDSWSEMTQLIYEYEGSYGARLHKAYDNFYIAYAQWPNRKSWESSGTKLPPSAKAVRQQLFESCIEIKTDYELKIVKDLLYEDFY; encoded by the coding sequence ATGACTAGTGACAAATTCACAGTTCTCTATTCCTTTAGAATTAAAGAAGGTAAAGAAGAAGCCTTTATAGACTCATGGTCAGAAATGACTCAGTTAATTTATGAATACGAAGGCAGCTACGGTGCGAGACTTCATAAAGCTTATGACAATTTTTACATTGCCTATGCGCAATGGCCAAATAGAAAATCCTGGGAAAGTTCAGGAACAAAACTCCCTCCAAGTGCAAAAGCTGTGCGACAGCAATTGTTTGAATCGTGTATTGAGATTAAAACCGATTATGAATTGAAAATAGTGAAAGATTTATTGTACGAGGATTTTTATTAA
- a CDS encoding PQQ-dependent sugar dehydrogenase produces MKKFTYLVILSVLLPKLVFSQAVKIETLSSGLLLPVGIHNTGLPNDTRLFVLEKRGRIKIVDRLTGAITPTPFLDIYSRVYPATTAGDERGLLGLAFHPDYVNNGYFYVDYVNTNGKTVIARYQVSPFADTAFKYSEQIIMTIFQPYTNHNGGNLMFGPEDGYLYISMGDGGNGGDPGNRAQNIDSLLGKTLRIDVNNPAAPYYFSAPGNPFYGSTPGRDEIFDWGLRNHWRCSFDRMKHDMWVADVGQSVVEEINFRPKCDTIGHNYGWRCYEGNSSYNTAGCQSQSSYISPIYDYAHSLGCSVTGGYVYRGGQEGALFGKYLFTDYCQGRIWATEPNGTGGWTTSQLPQTTPQINNNYSSWGEDVYGELYLSGVASGKIYKISDTACAPTAYINAPDTLYTCAGNQVTLEAINGTGLTYGWVVIGSGNWTYTTTQNGRVITALHNNSPATLYVTVSNGTCSAVSNTVVVIPQASFSGLDSVYCNFSLPSNLIGLPSGGTFGGNGISGNTFNPANASAGTHTITYSFSDSPNSCNYNSSGCTFNVSKTVMVSPCSGISGPNTLSQVKIFPNPSSGIFTFSKLEKGVSLEIYDVIGNLIYHRVSTDTVLELDLNEKTKGVYFYKLSSNKTDSRFGKLVLN; encoded by the coding sequence ATGAAAAAATTTACTTATTTAGTTATACTTTCTGTACTTCTGCCTAAGCTTGTTTTTTCGCAAGCGGTGAAGATTGAAACACTTAGCTCAGGTTTACTTCTTCCGGTAGGTATTCACAATACTGGTCTACCAAATGATACCCGTTTATTTGTTCTCGAAAAAAGGGGGAGGATTAAAATAGTTGATCGCTTAACTGGCGCCATTACCCCTACTCCATTTCTTGATATTTATAGTAGAGTGTATCCTGCAACTACTGCTGGAGATGAACGTGGATTGTTAGGTTTGGCATTTCATCCAGATTACGTTAACAACGGATACTTCTACGTAGATTATGTGAATACAAATGGAAAAACAGTTATCGCGCGTTATCAAGTTAGTCCCTTTGCTGACACGGCTTTTAAATACAGTGAACAAATCATTATGACCATTTTTCAACCTTATACAAATCACAATGGTGGTAATTTGATGTTTGGTCCCGAAGACGGTTATTTATACATTAGCATGGGAGATGGTGGTAATGGAGGTGATCCTGGTAATCGCGCTCAGAATATTGATTCCCTCCTTGGAAAAACTTTACGTATAGATGTAAATAATCCTGCAGCACCCTATTATTTTTCAGCTCCAGGAAACCCCTTTTATGGCAGTACACCAGGACGCGATGAAATATTTGATTGGGGTTTAAGAAATCATTGGCGTTGTAGTTTTGACAGAATGAAACATGATATGTGGGTTGCTGATGTCGGTCAGAGTGTTGTTGAAGAAATTAATTTTAGGCCAAAATGCGATACTATTGGACACAATTATGGTTGGCGCTGTTACGAAGGAAATTCTTCCTACAATACTGCGGGTTGTCAATCACAATCAAGTTATATTTCACCCATTTATGATTATGCTCATTCACTTGGCTGTTCAGTGACCGGAGGCTATGTGTATCGTGGGGGACAAGAAGGTGCATTGTTTGGAAAATATCTATTTACCGATTATTGCCAAGGAAGAATTTGGGCAACAGAACCGAATGGTACTGGTGGTTGGACAACCAGTCAACTTCCTCAAACAACACCGCAAATAAATAACAATTACAGTTCATGGGGAGAAGATGTTTACGGGGAACTTTATTTATCAGGAGTTGCTTCGGGAAAAATTTACAAAATAAGTGACACAGCATGTGCACCAACAGCTTACATAAATGCTCCCGACACACTTTATACCTGCGCTGGAAATCAAGTTACTTTAGAAGCGATAAATGGAACAGGCCTTACTTACGGTTGGGTGGTTATTGGCTCAGGTAACTGGACGTATACGACCACGCAGAATGGGCGTGTCATAACTGCCCTTCATAATAATTCTCCGGCTACTTTATACGTCACTGTTTCCAACGGAACTTGTTCAGCAGTTTCAAATACAGTTGTCGTAATTCCACAGGCCTCTTTCAGCGGACTTGATTCTGTATATTGTAATTTTTCTCTTCCAAGTAATTTAATTGGCCTCCCTTCTGGAGGAACATTTGGTGGAAATGGAATTAGTGGTAATACATTCAATCCCGCTAATGCTAGTGCTGGCACACATACCATTACTTATTCTTTTTCAGATTCACCGAATAGTTGTAATTATAATTCTTCGGGATGCACATTTAATGTTTCGAAAACTGTTATGGTTAGCCCGTGTTCAGGAATTTCTGGACCAAACACTTTGTCGCAAGTTAAAATATTTCCCAATCCCAGTTCAGGTATATTCACCTTCTCAAAATTAGAAAAAGGAGTAAGTCTTGAAATTTATGATGTTATAGGAAATCTTATCTATCATAGAGTTTCCACTGACACCGTTCTTGAACTTGACTTAAACGAAAAAACAAAAGGTGTTTATTTTTATAAACTCTCCAGTAATAAGACTGACTCTCGTTTTGGGAAATTGGTTTTGAATTAG
- a CDS encoding T9SS type A sorting domain-containing protein translates to MKLTPKKKSFLAINIKKIATTLFLFSYFSYSAQVTTQTYSYTGSVQTFTVPSCVFNLTLNVSGAKGGASAGSIPGGLGGSASGVLSVIPGDVIHIYVGSSTGYNGGGLAGFSTCTAALAGCGGGATDIRLNGISLTDRVIVGGGGGGASGNRIQFCGRGNGGGGGGGYYGGGGGSAWPGGTGWTMSTGGTQISGGLAGTSVYTISSPGSNGAPGTQGSGGNGGCEIASNQAGTAAGVPGGAGGGLFGAPGQYVGVGGGGNEATGNWTGMSGAGGSSYTGTLTNGTTVVGASSGDGIATIAYSTGPGTISTAASMCVGGSINLIASGQVSYTWSTGSFASSITIAPSLSASYTVIGTNLLGCNSTTVFNVSVDGSGPTIGISASANSVCPGNTVALTALGAASYTWSGGIQNGTPFPLFSSAIYTVSGSNSCGTATAATSLFISPAPVINITASTPSVCSGNSVMLTASGASSYTWTGNIANGSAFIPSVTNAYTVTGTSTLNCSGIAITTITVYNSPSIPPTLNQNTICLGSSAILTAFGATNYSWSPGNLNTASISVSPSITTIYTVTQSNASCAEIKTISLVVNPALVVAAIASNTSICANHVATLAAAGALTYTWLPGNLNGSNITVSPASSIIYTINASDGICSTSTLLALNVNPNPTLVISASPLTICPGDISTLTISGASSYTWVPGNLSGTNPTVSPNVTSLYSVTGENNFGCTSGTSEVIIVSQTPTITAGATKPLVCSGAPSTLTVTGANTYSWSVGSQNSTITVNPLVSTVYTVTGYSTLYNCPVSKTVAVSIFTPSFSVSGNTAVCQGGSVILSASGANSYTWAGASPSQNFTATPTVATMYVVSATSSSLSVNCVSSASVFVSIAPDPTVSASASKSIVCKGEPAILSGNGASTYLWTGLTGGSTIQVTPIGIQTVYSVTGTDVNGCTGTATVLVKVSNCAGLQKFERQLNGILIYPNPSAGIFTIHSDTEINLRIFDGLGRVIKEIYLSASNNFELRISDLSEAVYYIAGEKDNYQFRSKLVVNH, encoded by the coding sequence ATGAAACTCACCCCAAAAAAGAAATCTTTTCTGGCGATAAACATAAAAAAAATTGCGACTACTTTATTTTTATTTTCCTATTTTTCTTATTCAGCTCAGGTAACCACGCAAACGTACAGTTATACAGGCTCAGTACAAACCTTCACTGTTCCTTCCTGCGTATTTAATTTAACTCTTAATGTATCTGGTGCAAAAGGAGGTGCTAGTGCAGGAAGCATACCAGGTGGGCTGGGAGGTTCGGCTTCTGGTGTTTTATCAGTAATTCCCGGAGATGTTATTCACATTTATGTTGGTAGTAGTACAGGTTATAATGGAGGCGGTTTAGCAGGATTTTCAACATGCACAGCTGCTCTTGCCGGTTGTGGTGGTGGGGCTACTGACATTCGTTTAAACGGAATAAGTTTGACTGATCGTGTAATTGTTGGTGGCGGTGGCGGTGGCGCGAGCGGAAATAGAATACAATTTTGTGGGCGTGGAAATGGCGGCGGCGGCGGCGGCGGCTATTACGGTGGTGGTGGTGGTTCAGCCTGGCCTGGTGGAACCGGATGGACAATGTCTACTGGTGGCACCCAAATTAGCGGGGGGCTTGCGGGAACATCAGTTTACACTATTTCTAGTCCCGGTAGTAACGGTGCTCCAGGAACACAAGGCAGTGGTGGTAATGGAGGTTGCGAAATCGCATCCAATCAGGCGGGAACTGCTGCAGGAGTACCTGGTGGTGCTGGTGGCGGCTTATTTGGGGCTCCAGGTCAATACGTTGGGGTTGGTGGCGGTGGCAATGAAGCAACGGGAAACTGGACCGGAATGAGTGGTGCCGGTGGCTCGAGTTATACTGGAACTTTAACAAACGGAACAACAGTTGTAGGAGCTAGTTCCGGAGATGGCATTGCTACAATTGCTTATTCAACTGGCCCTGGAACTATATCCACCGCTGCATCCATGTGCGTTGGCGGTTCTATAAATTTAATTGCAAGCGGACAAGTCTCCTACACTTGGAGCACTGGCTCCTTTGCCAGCAGCATTACCATTGCACCAAGTCTTTCTGCTAGCTACACTGTTATTGGGACTAATTTATTAGGTTGCAACAGCACTACCGTATTTAATGTTTCTGTAGATGGAAGCGGTCCGACAATTGGGATTTCAGCGAGCGCAAATTCTGTCTGTCCCGGAAACACAGTTGCCTTAACTGCCCTTGGCGCAGCAAGCTATACCTGGTCGGGCGGTATCCAAAACGGTACTCCTTTTCCACTTTTTTCTTCGGCAATTTACACTGTTAGTGGTTCTAACAGTTGTGGAACAGCTACAGCAGCTACTTCATTATTTATAAGTCCCGCTCCTGTAATTAATATTACAGCAAGTACACCATCAGTCTGCTCTGGCAACTCTGTTATGTTAACAGCAAGTGGAGCTAGTTCATACACTTGGACTGGAAATATAGCAAATGGGTCTGCTTTTATTCCATCAGTAACTAATGCTTACACTGTTACGGGTACTAGTACCTTAAACTGTTCTGGCATTGCTATAACAACCATCACCGTTTATAATTCTCCTAGCATACCACCAACCTTAAATCAAAACACTATATGCCTTGGTTCATCAGCTATACTCACAGCCTTTGGTGCTACGAATTACTCCTGGTCACCCGGAAATTTAAACACAGCCAGTATTTCTGTCAGTCCGTCTATTACAACCATATACACAGTTACACAATCTAATGCTAGTTGCGCGGAAATAAAAACCATAAGCCTTGTGGTAAATCCTGCCCTTGTGGTTGCAGCAATTGCTTCGAACACGAGTATTTGCGCAAATCACGTTGCAACTTTAGCTGCAGCGGGAGCATTAACTTATACATGGCTTCCAGGCAATCTTAACGGTTCGAATATAACTGTAAGCCCTGCTTCATCAATTATCTATACAATAAATGCATCTGATGGTATTTGCTCAACCAGCACACTACTCGCGCTCAATGTAAACCCAAATCCAACACTTGTAATCTCCGCAAGTCCTCTCACAATATGTCCTGGAGACATTTCAACACTCACTATATCTGGTGCTAGTAGTTATACCTGGGTACCAGGAAATTTAAGCGGCACGAATCCAACCGTTAGTCCCAATGTTACTTCCTTGTATTCTGTAACTGGTGAAAATAACTTCGGTTGTACGTCGGGTACATCTGAGGTAATTATAGTGAGTCAAACACCAACGATTACAGCGGGTGCAACCAAACCACTTGTCTGTTCTGGGGCACCTTCAACACTAACAGTAACAGGTGCGAATACTTATAGTTGGAGTGTAGGCTCTCAAAATTCTACAATAACAGTTAACCCACTTGTATCAACAGTATACACTGTAACGGGATATTCTACTTTATATAATTGTCCTGTTAGCAAAACGGTAGCCGTCTCTATATTTACGCCAAGTTTTAGTGTAAGCGGAAATACAGCAGTATGTCAGGGAGGAAGTGTGATCCTATCCGCAAGTGGCGCAAATTCCTATACTTGGGCCGGAGCTTCTCCATCGCAAAATTTCACCGCTACTCCTACCGTAGCGACTATGTATGTCGTTAGTGCTACTTCAAGCTCTCTTAGTGTTAACTGTGTAAGTTCAGCAAGCGTATTCGTAAGCATTGCTCCAGATCCAACGGTTTCCGCTAGCGCAAGTAAATCAATAGTATGTAAAGGTGAACCGGCAATCCTTTCCGGAAATGGTGCATCCACTTATCTATGGACCGGTTTAACAGGTGGTTCAACTATTCAAGTAACACCAATAGGAATTCAAACAGTTTATTCGGTAACTGGCACTGATGTCAACGGTTGCACAGGTACAGCCACCGTTCTAGTGAAAGTTTCTAATTGTGCTGGTTTACAAAAATTTGAGAGGCAGTTAAATGGAATCTTAATATACCCTAATCCTAGTGCAGGGATATTTACAATTCACTCAGACACAGAAATTAATTTGAGAATTTTTGATGGTTTAGGTCGCGTTATAAAAGAAATTTATCTTAGTGCTTCAAATAATTTTGAATTAAGAATTTCAGACTTGTCAGAAGCTGTTTATTACATTGCTGGAGAAAAAGATAATTACCAATTCAGATCGAAACTAGTAGTGAATCATTAA
- a CDS encoding YdeI/OmpD-associated family protein, with the protein MLKQDAIVPQSTNNKSLHNQMKPTFFATQELFRKWLEKNYKKETELLVGFYKIGTNKASMTWPQSVDQALCFGWIDGVRRSIDEDSYSIRFTPRRSTSIWSAVNIKKIEELIKAGLMRPEGQKAFSLRTETKSKIYSHEKEPAVLDKKFKKEFKKNKTAWNYFTAQAPSYKKVMIHWIMTAKQEKTRLSRLEKTINISEQEKRMQ; encoded by the coding sequence ATGCTAAAGCAGGATGCAATTGTGCCGCAGTCAACCAATAACAAATCACTCCACAACCAAATGAAACCAACTTTTTTTGCAACACAAGAACTCTTCAGGAAATGGTTAGAAAAAAACTATAAAAAAGAAACAGAATTATTAGTCGGCTTTTACAAAATAGGCACTAATAAAGCTTCCATGACTTGGCCTCAATCAGTTGATCAGGCTTTGTGTTTTGGTTGGATTGATGGTGTGAGAAGATCGATTGATGAAGACAGTTACAGCATTCGTTTTACACCCAGAAGAAGCACGAGTATTTGGAGCGCAGTCAATATTAAAAAAATTGAAGAGCTCATAAAGGCCGGACTAATGAGGCCGGAAGGACAAAAAGCATTTAGTTTACGCACTGAAACTAAATCTAAAATTTATTCGCACGAAAAAGAACCCGCAGTACTTGACAAAAAATTTAAAAAAGAATTTAAAAAAAATAAAACAGCTTGGAATTATTTTACTGCGCAAGCTCCTTCTTATAAAAAAGTAATGATTCATTGGATTATGACAGCGAAGCAAGAAAAAACAAGATTGTCACGGCTTGAAAAAACAATCAATATAAGTGAGCAAGAAAAACGAATGCAATAA
- a CDS encoding HigA family addiction module antitoxin encodes MKKLKNIHPGEILSEEFLIPLEITAYRLSKEISIPQTRISEIIKGKRRITADTALRLSKFFGNSAKFWLGLQDDFDIEDEKTHKQKDLNSIKQYVHNAA; translated from the coding sequence ATGAAAAAATTGAAAAATATTCACCCAGGAGAAATTTTATCAGAAGAATTTTTAATTCCGCTTGAAATAACTGCATATAGACTTTCAAAAGAAATCTCAATCCCGCAGACGCGCATTTCTGAAATTATTAAAGGTAAGAGACGAATCACAGCGGACACAGCGTTAAGGCTTTCCAAATTTTTCGGCAACTCCGCTAAATTTTGGCTCGGACTCCAAGACGATTTTGACATTGAAGACGAAAAGACCCATAAGCAAAAAGACTTAAATTCAATAAAGCAGTACGTTCACAACGCTGCATAA
- a CDS encoding type II toxin-antitoxin system RelE/ParE family toxin: protein MIVSFGDKTTQKIWDGEWVKGFSTDIQETARRKLRMLNNSFDIKDLMIPPSNRFEKLKGNRKDFYSIRVNDQWRLIFQWTKGNSFNVELIDYH, encoded by the coding sequence ATGATCGTATCGTTTGGCGACAAGACAACCCAAAAAATCTGGGACGGTGAATGGGTTAAAGGTTTCTCGACAGACATACAAGAAACTGCCCGAAGAAAATTAAGAATGCTGAATAACTCTTTCGACATTAAAGATCTTATGATTCCGCCTTCTAACAGATTCGAAAAACTTAAAGGCAATCGCAAAGACTTTTATTCTATTCGAGTAAATGACCAATGGCGCTTAATTTTTCAATGGACAAAAGGAAATTCTTTTAACGTTGAATTAATAGATTATCACTAA
- a CDS encoding SpoIIE family protein phosphatase, with the protein MKNFFLIICLLCFSQNIFGQNRTMDSLNFLLNRTSSDSSRLNLYLKLCESCNIEENLKYATPALDIVNRLLSQANVPSEQQKYLRKKLEVYLYFKVYYNSKSNLTKLQEYNQICLQINYKLKDKEGVKGVIDDIVECYITQKNITKAMEILMQRLKKQEIVGDKKEEANTLKKIATVYARIRNTKKSLSYNLKALKILEEINDKESTPWILFNIGINYADLKDYNQALTYCLKGYNQLQNILEGRQKVKLLYHISYCYSKVGKYPEAREYKFLALEIGKNLQDTIIMGQVISGIGDIYLDENNLDKALEYHLEGLKLMVHIRAKNALVGTLLAIGEIYLKQNRIDLSLKYNLMAEDIASKRLDIYNERAISKRLYEAYAVKGDKYKTTEYHLKYYILNDSILKHENSQELLFREMNYENDRNESRLLEQQRKKDELSKAEKEKQKTIIYIIGFGLFFVIILSLFIFRSYKQKQKANKELSIKNATIASQKHLVEEKQKEITDSITYAKRLQEAILPPKEFVNKHVPDNFILYRPKDIVAGDFYWAECVGSKFFIAAADSTGHGVPGAMVSVVCSNALNRSVKEFKETETGKILDRTRDLVLETFEKSTSEVKDGMDISLLCIDRQNQKVYWSGANNPLWYIQNNELKEIKADKQPIGKTDHAKPFTTHELEYKENTTFYLFTDGLADQFGGPNGKKFKYKQFSDLLLQHSNLDPEQQTLLIDKVFSEWKGELEQVDDVCVIGIKI; encoded by the coding sequence ATGAAAAACTTTTTTTTAATAATTTGCCTATTATGTTTTAGCCAAAATATATTTGGTCAGAATAGAACAATGGATTCACTTAATTTTTTACTCAATAGAACATCGTCAGATTCTTCCCGGTTAAACCTATACTTAAAGCTATGTGAATCATGTAATATTGAAGAAAATTTGAAATATGCCACGCCTGCATTGGATATTGTAAATCGACTACTGTCACAAGCAAATGTACCATCAGAACAGCAAAAATATTTAAGAAAAAAACTTGAAGTTTACCTCTACTTTAAAGTTTATTACAATTCGAAATCGAACTTAACAAAACTGCAAGAGTACAATCAAATATGCCTTCAAATAAATTACAAATTAAAAGACAAGGAAGGAGTAAAAGGTGTTATTGATGATATTGTTGAATGCTATATTACGCAGAAAAATATTACAAAAGCAATGGAAATTCTGATGCAAAGATTGAAAAAACAAGAAATTGTTGGTGACAAAAAAGAGGAGGCTAATACATTGAAAAAAATTGCCACAGTATATGCAAGGATTAGGAATACAAAAAAATCGCTAAGCTATAATTTAAAAGCTTTAAAAATTTTAGAGGAAATTAATGATAAAGAATCTACTCCATGGATACTTTTCAATATTGGAATAAATTACGCAGACCTCAAAGATTATAATCAAGCTTTAACATACTGTTTAAAAGGTTATAATCAATTACAAAATATTCTTGAGGGGCGCCAAAAGGTTAAATTATTATACCACATATCCTATTGTTATAGTAAAGTTGGAAAATACCCAGAGGCTAGAGAATATAAATTTCTAGCGTTAGAGATAGGTAAAAACCTGCAAGATACAATTATAATGGGCCAGGTAATTAGTGGAATCGGGGATATATATCTAGATGAAAATAATTTAGACAAAGCTTTAGAATATCATCTCGAAGGATTAAAATTAATGGTTCATATACGAGCGAAAAACGCTTTAGTCGGTACACTTTTAGCAATTGGAGAAATTTATCTTAAACAAAATAGAATTGATCTTTCTTTAAAATACAATCTTATGGCAGAAGATATAGCAAGTAAAAGATTAGACATTTACAATGAAAGAGCAATAAGCAAAAGGTTATATGAAGCTTACGCTGTAAAAGGAGATAAATATAAAACAACAGAATATCATCTAAAATATTATATACTAAATGATTCAATTTTGAAACATGAAAATAGTCAGGAACTATTATTTAGAGAAATGAATTATGAAAATGACAGAAATGAATCGAGGTTGTTAGAACAACAAAGAAAAAAAGATGAATTGTCAAAAGCAGAAAAGGAAAAACAAAAGACAATAATTTACATTATCGGTTTTGGTTTATTTTTCGTGATTATACTTTCTCTTTTCATTTTCAGAAGTTATAAGCAGAAACAGAAAGCAAATAAGGAGTTATCTATTAAAAATGCAACCATCGCAAGTCAAAAGCATCTCGTCGAAGAAAAACAAAAAGAAATAACCGATAGCATCACCTACGCCAAACGTTTACAGGAAGCCATTCTACCACCAAAAGAATTTGTGAATAAACATGTGCCAGATAATTTTATTCTTTATAGACCAAAGGATATTGTCGCCGGTGATTTTTATTGGGCTGAATGTGTTGGAAGCAAATTCTTTATTGCAGCCGCAGATAGCACTGGTCATGGTGTTCCTGGCGCGATGGTTTCTGTGGTTTGTTCAAATGCGTTAAACCGCTCAGTGAAAGAATTTAAAGAAACTGAAACGGGCAAAATCCTAGACCGCACCAGAGATTTAGTTTTAGAAACCTTTGAAAAAAGCACCAGCGAAGTAAAAGACGGCATGGATATTTCGCTGCTTTGCATTGATAGACAAAATCAAAAAGTGTATTGGAGTGGCGCAAACAATCCGCTTTGGTATATTCAAAACAATGAACTCAAAGAAATTAAAGCCGATAAACAACCTATTGGTAAAACTGATCATGCAAAACCATTTACCACGCACGAACTAGAATACAAAGAAAACACCACCTTCTATTTATTTACAGATGGTCTTGCAGATCAATTCGGCGGGCCAAATGGCAAAAAATTTAAGTACAAACAATTTTCAGATTTGTTATTACAACACTCTAATTTAGACCCAGAACAACAAACTTTACTCATTGACAAAGTGTTCTCTGAATGGAAAGGAGAGTTAGAGCAAGTAGATGATGTGTGTGTGATTGGTATAAAAATCTAA